The genomic region CCGGATGGCGGGAAGTGAGGCGAGCTGCGTCAGGTCCACGCCTTCCAGGCGGGGACGCAGGGCCATCGCGAGCGAAGCGGGCTTCACGCCCAGCAGGGCCGACAGGGCCCGGCGGGGAGCCGTGCGGGCCCACTCCAGGTGCTCCGCGGTGGGCTCGCGGCCGGAGAGCTGCCGGAGGATGGCCGGCTCCAGGAAGAGGAGTCCCTCTGGCGCCGACTTCAAGAGAATGAGCCGCATCGGAAGGCCCGTCCGCTCACCGTTTGGGTTCAGGCGGGAATAGGCATAGGCCTTGTCCCATTCGCGTGCGTTGGGGCCGCGTTTCCTGCGCGGGCCGAGCACCAGCGCGACGCAGGAGCCTCCGTAGGCGATGGCGCGGGCGCGGCTCGTGGCGTTGACCCACCCACGCCCGTCAATCAGCTCGACCCTTCCTTCGAGCTCGGGCCCCAACATCCTGCCCAGGACCACGGCGGCGGTGGCATTCGAGGTGATGACATAGGGCTTCATGGGACGTCCTCCTTGCTGAGCGGTTGGTCCACAACTCCTGCTTCGACAGCCCCACGCCACTTGCGTCGGAGCGCCGCGCGCACGCCCTGGTTCAGGGCCAGTCCGATGTCCGTGTCGCTCCAGAGCAGGACATTGCGAATCGGGTGGACCGCCACGGCTTTCAGGGCGGGCCAGGTGAACCCACTGGTGCTGAAGAGCAGTCCGACGGCGGATGCCGGACGGCGTTGCATGCGCAGGGCCAGTTTCGCAATGGCGTCGAACCCGATGGGCTCGGCGTGGTCCTTCGCTTCCACGAGACACGCCAGTCCATCAATGTAGATGCCCCCGTCTATCTGCTCGAGGTCACTCGAATAAGGCCAGACCACCCTTGCGCCTTCGAGTTGGAAGGCCCGCAGCATGAGGAACTCGAAGGCCCTGCCCGGTGCCCAGCCCTCGATTCTCTCGCGCCGCTTCACCCGTCCCCAGAAGGCGAGCAGCTCTGCCTGTCCCATCCCCAGCATCCTCCTCGCATACTTCTCCTCAGCTCCCACGCCTCCACCTCCCTATACAACCCATGAGGTAGATAAGTCTACGCGCTACCCCTGACATGCTGTGAACAGGTCCGCCGTCGGCCACGCCACGGGAGTCAAAGCAAGCCCCCTGCCACCCACCCGTCACTCGCCGCACAGCGCACTGGGAGGGGGCGCCGCGTTGGAGTAGGGAAGGGGCCATGAACCGGACCCTCCTGTCCCTGCTTGGCGCGGTGCTGCTGTCGAGCGCCGCCTCCGCCGCGGAGAAGACCCCCGCCCGCCTTCCCGATGCCGCCGAGCTCCAGCGCATGACGGCGCGCTTCGCTCCCGTGGAACTTCGGGTCGACCTGAAGGCCCTGCCCGACAACGAGAAGCGCGCGCTCGGAAAGCTCGTCCAGGCGTCGAAGGTGATGGACGCCCTCTTCCTGCGCCAGCGCTGGGCGGGCAACCCGACGATGCTCCTGGACCTGCTGCACGACGACTCGCCCCTGGGCCGCGCGCGCCTGCACGCGTTCCTCCTCGACAAGGGGCCCTGGAGCAGCCTGGACGAGGCGAAGCCCTTCATCCCCGGCGCGGCGCCCAAGCCCGAGTCCGCCAACTTCTACCCGGCCGGCGCCACCAAGGCCGAGGTGGAGGCCTGGGTGAAGTCGCTCCCCGAGGCGCAGCAGAAGGACGCCACCGGCTTCTACACCACCATCCGCCGTGGCACGGACGGCAAGTTCATCTCCGTCCCCTACAGCGTGGAGTACCAGGGCGAGCTGGCCCAGGCCGCCACGCTGCTGCGCGAGGCCGCCGCGCTCACGAAGCAGCCCACGCTCAAGGCCTTCCTCACCGCCCGCGCGGACGCCTTCCTCTCCAACGACTACTACGCCAGCGAGGTGGCGTGGATGCAGCTCGACGCCAGCATCGAGCCCACCATCGGCCCCTACGAGGTCTACGAGGACGAGTGGTTCAACTACAAGGCCGCCTTCGAGTCCTTCATCGGCCTGCGCGACGACGCGGAGACGCAGAAGCTGGCGAAGTTCAGCGGCCAGCTCCAGGGACTGGAGAACGCGCTCCCCATCGACCCGAAGCTGCGCAACCCGAAGATTGGCGCGCTGGCCCCCATCCGCGTCGTCAACAGCCTCTTCTCCGCCG from Pyxidicoccus trucidator harbors:
- a CDS encoding dipeptidyl-peptidase 3 family protein — protein: MNRTLLSLLGAVLLSSAASAAEKTPARLPDAAELQRMTARFAPVELRVDLKALPDNEKRALGKLVQASKVMDALFLRQRWAGNPTMLLDLLHDDSPLGRARLHAFLLDKGPWSSLDEAKPFIPGAAPKPESANFYPAGATKAEVEAWVKSLPEAQQKDATGFYTTIRRGTDGKFISVPYSVEYQGELAQAATLLREAAALTKQPTLKAFLTARADAFLSNDYYASEVAWMQLDASIEPTIGPYEVYEDEWFNYKAAFESFIGLRDDAETQKLAKFSGQLQGLENALPIDPKLRNPKIGALAPIRVVNSLFSAGDANRGVQTAAYNLPNDERVTEKMGSKRVMLKNVQEAKFERVLLPIAKVALTAKDQQDVSFDAFFTHILMHELMHGLGPSNITVGGKATTVRKELQAASSAIEEAKADISGLWALQRLVDEGVIDKALERTMYTTFLASSFRSIRFGIDEAHGKGIALQLNHFLDTGAVKVNADGTFSVVPEKIRASVTSLTKQLMELQGRGDRKAAEALLAKMGVVRPSVQKVLERLKDVPVDIAPRYVTAEELSRDAAASASDTAVRK
- a CDS encoding restriction endonuclease; the encoded protein is MGQAELLAFWGRVKRRERIEGWAPGRAFEFLMLRAFQLEGARVVWPYSSDLEQIDGGIYIDGLACLVEAKDHAEPIGFDAIAKLALRMQRRPASAVGLLFSTSGFTWPALKAVAVHPIRNVLLWSDTDIGLALNQGVRAALRRKWRGAVEAGVVDQPLSKEDVP